The region CTGCGCTCTTCGCTCACAACACGTTCCTTTGCATCCCGGCGACCCTGCTCCTCGGGCCACTTGCGGGAAGGTTATCGAAATCGGGCCGAACCTGCCGGAAAACCGGGGGGATGGGGCAGTTCTGGCCGGCCCTTAAAGAAAGCCGACCCGGCACGTCGTGCGCCGTGCCGGGCCTTGTCTCTCTCCGCCAACTTCCATGGGCTTGATGTCGGGTGCCTTAGGCAGTGCGAAATATCACGTCAAGCCAAAAGATCGAAATAAAGTGTCGCAAATGATATTTGGATCGGAATTTTCGGTCTCGATTTTGAGCCATTCTGCCGGAGGCTGATGTCGTAGCCAGGTGTATTGGCGCTTGGCATATTGCCTCGTCGCCCGGGCGCCTCGCTCGATGGCTGTCTCGAGCGGGATTTCGCTGCGCAAGTGTGCTGCAAGTTCGGGTACGCCGATGGCGCGCATTACCGGCAGATCGGGATCGAGGTCGCGGGCCATCAGCGCCTCGACTTCGGCCAGCGCACCGCGCTCGATCATAAGGTTGAAGCGCCTGTCGCAGCGCGCGTAGAGGGCCTCGCGGGGGGGCAGCAGGATTGCGGGGAACAGCGTGACTGCGTCGCCGATCCCGCCGACCTTGTGCTGCTGCCAGTGTGCCAGCGGCTTTCCGGTCGAGCGCACGACTTCGAGCGCGCGGGCTACGCGGGTGGTATCGGCAGGCGCGAGTGCGCCGGCGCGCTCGGGGTCCTCGACGAGCAGCGCCGCATGTGCCTCGGCGACGGGCAGGGCGCGCACTTGCGCGCGGATCTGCGGGTCGATTGCGGGGACCGGGGCGATGCCGTCGAGCAACGTGCGGATATAGAGGCCGGTGCCGCCCACGAGCACGGGCACTACGCCTTGGCTATGAAGTGCCGCGATCTCGGCGCGGGCACGCGCGGCCCAGTCTGCCGCCGAACAGGTCTCGGCGCCATCCCATGCGCCGAACAGGCGATGTTCGATACCGCCCATGTCCGCGAGCGAGGGGCGCGCGCTCAGGACTTCGAGGTCGGCGTAGACCTGCGAGGCGTCGGCATTGACGATGGCGGCCCTGCGTCCAGCGCGTTCGAGCGCTTGCGCCAGTGCGACGGCACAATCGCTCTTGCCGCTGGCCGTCGGCCCTGCGATGAGCGCGAGCGGTGGCCGGTCTCCGGTTTCAATGTCCAACGATGCATCAAGGATATTCGCAGTGCTCATTGCCCGGCTGATAGCAGAACCGGAAAATCTCTCGGCAAAAATCGACGCCGCGCGCAGCGACATGGAAGCGGGCGGCTTGCGTCTCGCCAGTGCCGCCATGCTCGACTTCTGCGACCAGACCATGCAACTGGCCTCGCCCGACGACGATGTGGCGGTGATGCGCAGCGCGCTCGACGCGCATTTCACGCCGAGCGACGGCATGGTCTGCACCGCCGAGCCGGTGGTGCCCAAGGTCTTCATCTCGGACATGGACTCGACCATGATCGGGCAGGAGTGCATCGATGAACTGGCCGATTTCGCCGGGCTCAAGGAGCGCATCGCGGCGATCACCGAGCGCGCGATGCAGGGCGAACTCGATTTCGAGGCAGCCCTGCGCGAGCGTGTCGGCTTGCTCGCGGGCCTGCGCGAAAGTGCCATCGACGACTGCCTTGCCGAACGAATCCGCCCGATGCCCGGCGCACGCACGCTGGTCGAGACGCTCAAGAAGCTGGGTTGCCGTACCGTGCTGGTGACCGGCGGTTTCCATCACTTCGCCGACCCGGTCGCGCGCGAACTCGGTTTCGAGCATGTCGTCGGCAACCGCCTCGCGGTCGCGGACGGCAAGCTGACCGGGGAACTGGCCGGGCCGGTGGTCGACAGCGCGGTCAAGAAGGCGACCCTGCTTGCCGAGATCGAGGCGGCGCACAGTGGCCTCGGCACGCCGGTTACCTCGCTTGCGACGGGCGACGGTGCGAACGACATCCCCATGCTCGAGGCGGCGACTTACGGAATCGCCTACCATGCCAAGCCCAAGGCACGCAGCGCGGCCAATGGCTGGGTCGACCGCGGCGATCTCACCAGCGTGCTGCGCATGCTCGGCATCGACGAGCAGACCTGGGTGCACGGCTGAGGTGGCGGGCGGCGCTGCTGATCGCAGCGCAAGTAAGCTCATAAACAGAAAGGGCCGCTCCAGTGATGGAGCGGCCCTTTCTCTTGCGTCAGGCTCTCGAGAGCGAGGCGATCAGGCTTCCATCCAGTCGCGGAAGAATGCCTCGTTGGCTTCACGCAGTGCTGCGATCTCGACGCCCGCGACGCTAGTGCCGCCGACGGTGCCGATGCGAACTGCGCCGGGCAGGTCGGTCCCTGCAGGAGAAGTCACGATGTATCGGCCCTGATCCTCGCCGAATGCCTGCGCGGTCGAGAGTTCGGCGTCGAGCGTGCAGCCCAAGCCGCTGGCAAGCGCCATCTCGGCAAGCGCGACGACGAGGCCGCCGTCGGAGATGTCGTGGACCGCGCTGACCTTGCCCTCGGCAATCCAGGCGCGCACGAGGCCGCCACGTGCAGCTTCGGCCTTGAGGTCGACTGCCGGTGCATCACCGGCCTCGCGACCACCGATGGTCTTGAGCCAGAGCGACTGCCCGAGGTGAGTGCCTTCGCCGCCCAGCACGAGGATCTCGTCGCCTTCGTTCTTGAAGGCGAGGGTGGTCATGGTCTCGTGGTCGGCGAGCAGGCCGACGCCGCCGATTGCCGGGGTCGGCAGGATCGCCGAGCCGCCGCCGGTGGCCTTGGACTCGTTGTAGAGCGAGACGTTGCCCGAGACGATCGGGTAGTCGAGCGCGCGGCACGCATCGCCCATGCCGCCAAGGCAACCCACGATCTGCGCCATGATCTCGGGGCGCTGCGGGTTGGCGAAGTTGAGGCAGTTGGTGATCGCGAGCGGCAACCCGCCGGTCGCGGTGATGTTGCGGTAGGTCTCGGCCACTGCCTGCTTGCCGCCCTCGTAGGGGTCGGCGTAGCAGTAGCGCGGCGTGCAGTCGGTGCTGATCGCGAGCGCCTTCTTCGTGCCGTGGACGCGCACGACGGCAGCATCGCCGCCCGACTTCTGCATCGTGTCGGCACCGACCTGGCTGTCGTACTGTTCCCAGATCCACTTGCGCGACGCGAGATCGGCGCTGCCCATGAGCGTGAGCAGGTCCGCGGCCACGTCGGTCGTGGCGGGGACCTCGCCCATGGTGGGTACGGCGGCCCAGGCCTTGTATTCCTCAGGCGTGACGTAAGGGCGCTGGTACTCGGGCGCATCGTCGGCGAGCGGGCCGAGCGGGATGTCGCACACGACCTCGCCGTTGAACTCGAGCACCATGTGGCCGGTGTCGGTCACTTCGCCGATGACCGCGAAGTCGAGCTCCCACTTCCTGAAGATCGCCTCGGCCATGGCTTCCTTGCCGGGCTTCAGGACCATGAGCATGCGCTCCTGGCTCTCCGAGAGCATCATCTCGTAAGGCGTCATCGCCTCTTCGCGGCACGGGACCTTGTTCATGTCGAGACGGATACCGGCGCCGCCCTTGGAGGCCATCTCGACCGAGGAGGAGGTGAGGCCGGCAGCGCCCATGTCCTGGATCGCGACGATGGCATCGGTCGCCATGAGTTCGAGGCAGGCCTCGATCAGCAGCTTCTCGGTGAAGGGATCGCCGACCTGCACGGTCGGGCGCTTCTCGTCCGAATGCTCGTCGAAGTCGGCCGAGGCCATGGTCGCGCCGTGGATGCCGTCGCGGCCGGTCTTCGAGCCGACGTAGACGATCGGATTACCAAGGCCGGTCGCGGCGCAGTAGAAGATCTTGTCGGTATCGGCGACGCCCACGGTCATCGCATTGACGAGGATGTTGCCGTCGTAGGCCTTGTGGAAGTTGGTCTCGCCGCCGACGGTAGGAACGCCCACGCAGTTGCCGTAGCCGCCGATGCCCGCGACGACGCCCTGCACGAGGTGCTTCATCTTGGGGTGCTCGGGACGCCCGAAGCGCAGCGCGTTCATGTTCGCGACCGGACGCGCGCCCATCGTGAAGACGTCGCGCAGGATGCCGCCCACGCCCGTCGCCGCACCCTGGTAGGGCTCGATGTAGCTGGGGTGGTTGTGGCTCTCCATCTTGAAGATGGCGGCCTGTCCGTCGCCGATGTCGATCACGCCCGCGTTCTCGCCGGGGCCGCAGATCACCCAGGGCGCCTCGGTCGGGAGCTGCTTGAGGTGGAAGCGACTCGACTTGTACGAGCAGTGCTCGGACCACATGACCGAGAAGATGCCGAGCTCGACGAGGTTCGGCTCGCGGCCCAGCGCGCTCAGCACGCGCTCGTATTCCTCGGGATTGAGGCCGTGAGCCTCGACGACGTCAGGGGTGATTTCGCTCATGCGACGCGCATTAGCCATGTCCTTGTCCGCTTTCCAGTCCGGATTGTCATCATGACTGTGTGAAATTCGGGGAGGTTGTGTGCCGGTACTTCGCGGCGCATCCGGTGCGCGCTGCGGGGTCAAACTCGCCCGGCTCCCTTGACCGGCACGGCGTGCGCCGCCATTGCTGCGGCATGGCTTCTGAGAACCCTGAAATCGAGACCCTCAGCTTCGAGGATTCCCTGCGCGAACTGGAAGGTATCGTGCGCAAGCTCGAAAGCGGCGAGGTCCCTCTCGAGGATTCGATCACGCTCTACGAGAAGGGCGAGGCGTTGCGCCGCCATTGCCAGAAGCGGCTCGACGCTGCGCAGGCCCGGATCGAGAAGATCGTGACGGGCCCCGAAGGCGAGCCGGTAGCGACTCAACCTTTCGACGCGCCGGAGCGCTGAGGGTGAGCGCCCTTGCCACTGGCGATTCGCTGCTGGCCGAGGCCCTGACCGCGATCGCGGCCGAGGTCGATGCCGCCTACGATGCGATGCTGCCGGTGCCCGACGATGCGCGTGCGCGGCTCTTCGAGGCGATGCGCTATGCTACCATCGGTGGCGGCAAGCGCCTGCGCCCGCTGCTGCTCACGGCCGTCGCGGCGATGTATGGCGTCGAGCGCGAGGCTGCCATCCGCGCCGCGATCGCGCTCGAATCGATCCACGTCTATTCGCTCATTCACGACGATCTTCCGTGCATGGACGATGATGCCCTGCGCCACGGCAAGCCTACGCTGCACCTCGCCTTCGACGAGGCGACTGCGGTGCTGGCAGGCGACTCGCTGCACGACTTCGCCTTCGAAATCCTGTCCGATCCGGCCACCTGCGCCGATCCGTTCACCCGCATCGAGCTGGTCCGCGCGCTCGCCTGCGCGAGCGGCGCTCACGGCATGGCGGGAGGGCAGATGATGGATCTCGTTGCCGAGGAGAGCGAGTTCGACCTGCCCACGGTGACGCGCCTCCAGCAGCTCAAGACCGGAGCGCTGCTCGGCGCGGCGGTCGAAATGGGGGCGATCCTGGGCCATGTACAGCCGGCCGGGCGCACGCACCTGCGCGGCTATGCGCGCGACATCGGCCTCGCCTTCCAGATCGCCGACGATCTCATCGACCACGAGGGCGATGCTACGCTCGCTGGCAAGGCCGTCGGCAAGGATGCCGAGGCGGGCAAGGAGACCTTTGTCTCGCTGCTCGGCGCGGATCGTGCGCGCGAACAGGCACGCATGCTGGTTGACCAGGCCGTGAGTCATCTCGCACAGCACGGTGCCGAGGCCGACCTGCTGCGCAGCGTGGCCCGGTTCATCGTTGAGCGCGACAGGTGAGGGGGACGGTTCCTTTGACGAGGGGCCGACGAGAGAGGGAAGCGAAGACGAATGACTGAGCGCATCGGGGTCTATCCCGGCACCTTTGATCCGATCACGCTGGGCCATGCCGATATCATCCGGCGCGGCGCAAAGCTGGTCGATCGCCTGATCATCGGAGTCACGACCAATCCGTCGAAGAACCCGATGTTCACGCCCGAAGAGCGCATGGCCATGGTCGAGCGCGAGGTCGCGGCACTGGGCATCGACAATGTCTCGGTGGTCGGTTTCAACGCCTTGCTGATGAAGTTCGCCAAGAAGCAGAACGCGACCGTGATCCTGCGCGGCCTGCGTGCTGTCGCGGATTTCGAATACGAATACCAGATGGCGGGCATGAACCAGCAGCTCGATCCCGCGATCGAGACGGTATTCCTCATGGCCGATGTCAGCCTGCAGCCGATCGCGTCCAAGCTGGTCAAGGAGATCGCGCTGTTCGGGGGAGATATCGCCAAGTTCGTCAGCCCTGCGGTGCGCGAGGACGTCGTTGCGCGGATCGCCATGCGCGGCCAGCTCGGCGACTACTGAGCGCGCCCGCTCGACATCGACCCGGGTCGCGCAAAGGCCGCTGTCGCGTCGTGGGGTTTGCCAAATCATTCATTGTGCCGACAGCGCCGGGGCTCTATCGCCCCGGCATGGATCGCCCGGAGCTTGTGAGTAACCCATGAATTTTCGCCTTTCCCTTCGCGCGCTGGCTGCCGGTGCGGCCATGGTTTCTGCCGCCAGCCTCGCCAGCGCGCCCGTAATGGCCCAGGATGAGGCTGCCACGCCGGCAAAGCCCGCGCAGCTCTCCAGCAAGATCGACCTCGATCCCGAGCATGATTCCGAGAACGTGCTCGTCCTCGACCTCTCGACCGGTGGACGCGTCCTGATCCGTCTGAAGCCGGAATGGGCTCCCAAGCATGTCGAGCGGATCAAGACGCTGGCCAGCCAGGGCTTTTACGACGGCCTGATCTTCCACCGTGTGATCGACGGCTTCATGGCGCAGACTGGCGATCCGACGGGGACCGGGCAGGGCGGCTCGCAGCTCCCCGACCTCGAGGCCGAGTTCAACTCGATCCCGCACGTGCGCGGCATCGTCTCGATGGCGCGTACCAACGAGCCGAACACGGCGAACAGCCAGTTCTTCATCGTTTTCTACCCGCGCTTCTCGCTCGACTACAAGTACACTGCCTTTGGTCGCGTGATCGCAGGCATGCAGTATGTCGACGCGATCCACCGTGGCGAACCGCCGCAGGATCCCAGCAAGATCGTCCAGGCCTCGCTCTATTCGCAGCACAAGCCTGCTCCGGCGGCACCGCTCGGCGGTTCGGCCAACGATGCTCCGGTAACGCTCGACGATCTCAACAATTCCCAGTCCAACTAAAGGCACTAGCTGCCGGGCGAGGATGGCCGCGCCCGGCAACCGGCCTGCTGATCCGCGCGCGGCGCCCCGGGAGCTTTCGCTTGTCGAAGCCGGGGCGCTGGTCTAGCGCTCCGCGCCATGCGCGTAGACCTGTTCGATTTCGACCTTCCCAACGAGCTCATCGCCCTCAGGCCGGCGCGTCCGCGTGACGCGGCGAAGCTCCTCGTCGCCCGCGGCGATGCGCCCTTCGAGGACCTGCACGTCCGCGACTTGCCCGGGCAGCTTCGGGCAGGCGACGTACTGGTATTCAACGATACGCGCGTGATCCCCGCTCAGCTCGAGGGCCGTCGCGGCGAGGCGCGGATCGGCGCGACGCTGCACAAGCGGCTCGACCTGCGCCGCTGGCAGGCCTTCGTGCGCAATGCCAAGCGGTTGAAGGCGGGCGACACGGTCGAATTCCCTGCCGACGTCACCGCCATTGCCGAGGAGCGCCACGAAGACGGCAGCTGGACGCTCGCCTTCGCTGGCGAGGAGCCTGTCGAGGTCCTGCTCGAGCGAGCCGGTCGCATGCCGCTGCCGCCCTACATCGCAGGCAAGCGCGAGACCGACGAGGCCGACAAGAGCGATTACCAGACCATGTTCGCGCGCGAGAAGGGCGCTGTCGCAGCGCCCACCGCGGCCCTGCACTTTACTCCTGAGCTGGTCGCGGCGCTCGACGAGGCGGGCATTGCCCGCGAGACCCTGACGCTGCACGTGGGCGCAGGCACCTTCCTTCCGGTCAAGGCCGAGGAGACCGCCGATCATCGCATGCATGCCGAGTGGGGGCGGATCGATGCCGCGACCGCAGACCGGCTCAACGCTGCGCGCGCGGCAGGCGGGCGCGTGATCGCGGTCGGTACCACGAGCCTGCGCCTGCTCGAGAGCGCGGCGGGCGAGGACAATGTCATCCGTCCCTTCGAGGGCGACACCTCGATCTTCATCACGCCCGGCTATCGCTTCAAGGCGATCGACGGGCTGATGACCAACTTCCACCTGCCCAAGTCCACGCTGTTCATGCTGGTCTCGGCGCTGATGGGGCTGGATAGGATGCAGTCAGTCTACGCCCATGCCATCGCGAACGGCTACCGTTTCTACTCCTACGGGGATTCTAGCCTGCTGCTGCCCGGCGACTGAGCGGCAAGGAACTGGGCAAGACCCGAGACTTGCGTCTTGGAACTGTCGCGCGGATGGGCCATGACCTCGCGCCATGGAGACAATTCTCGAAATCGAAGGTCTGACCAAGACCTATCGCGGTGGTTTCACCGCGCTCGACGGCGTCGACCTGTCGATCCGCAAGGGCGAGATATTCGCACTGCTCGGACCCAACGGGGCGGGCAAGACCACGCTCATCGGTGCGGTATGCGGACTGGTCCAGCCCACCGCCGGCACGATCCGGGTGTTTGGCGAGGACATGAAGTCGAACTGGCGCGACTTGCGCCGGCGCATCGGCCTCGTCCCGCAGGAACTGGCGACCGACATGTTCGAGACCGTGCTGCACACGGTCAACTATTCTCGCGGTCTCTTCGGCCATGCTCCCGACCCGGCGCGCATCGAGGAAATCCTGCGCGCGCTGAGCCTGTGGGACAAGCGCAAG is a window of Novosphingobium aureum DNA encoding:
- the miaA gene encoding tRNA (adenosine(37)-N6)-dimethylallyltransferase MiaA, giving the protein MSTANILDASLDIETGDRPPLALIAGPTASGKSDCAVALAQALERAGRRAAIVNADASQVYADLEVLSARPSLADMGGIEHRLFGAWDGAETCSAADWAARARAEIAALHSQGVVPVLVGGTGLYIRTLLDGIAPVPAIDPQIRAQVRALPVAEAHAALLVEDPERAGALAPADTTRVARALEVVRSTGKPLAHWQQHKVGGIGDAVTLFPAILLPPREALYARCDRRFNLMIERGALAEVEALMARDLDPDLPVMRAIGVPELAAHLRSEIPLETAIERGARATRQYAKRQYTWLRHQPPAEWLKIETENSDPNIICDTLFRSFGLT
- the serB gene encoding phosphoserine phosphatase SerB, yielding MLIARLIAEPENLSAKIDAARSDMEAGGLRLASAAMLDFCDQTMQLASPDDDVAVMRSALDAHFTPSDGMVCTAEPVVPKVFISDMDSTMIGQECIDELADFAGLKERIAAITERAMQGELDFEAALRERVGLLAGLRESAIDDCLAERIRPMPGARTLVETLKKLGCRTVLVTGGFHHFADPVARELGFEHVVGNRLAVADGKLTGELAGPVVDSAVKKATLLAEIEAAHSGLGTPVTSLATGDGANDIPMLEAATYGIAYHAKPKARSAANGWVDRGDLTSVLRMLGIDEQTWVHG
- the purL gene encoding phosphoribosylformylglycinamidine synthase subunit PurL gives rise to the protein MSEITPDVVEAHGLNPEEYERVLSALGREPNLVELGIFSVMWSEHCSYKSSRFHLKQLPTEAPWVICGPGENAGVIDIGDGQAAIFKMESHNHPSYIEPYQGAATGVGGILRDVFTMGARPVANMNALRFGRPEHPKMKHLVQGVVAGIGGYGNCVGVPTVGGETNFHKAYDGNILVNAMTVGVADTDKIFYCAATGLGNPIVYVGSKTGRDGIHGATMASADFDEHSDEKRPTVQVGDPFTEKLLIEACLELMATDAIVAIQDMGAAGLTSSSVEMASKGGAGIRLDMNKVPCREEAMTPYEMMLSESQERMLMVLKPGKEAMAEAIFRKWELDFAVIGEVTDTGHMVLEFNGEVVCDIPLGPLADDAPEYQRPYVTPEEYKAWAAVPTMGEVPATTDVAADLLTLMGSADLASRKWIWEQYDSQVGADTMQKSGGDAAVVRVHGTKKALAISTDCTPRYCYADPYEGGKQAVAETYRNITATGGLPLAITNCLNFANPQRPEIMAQIVGCLGGMGDACRALDYPIVSGNVSLYNESKATGGGSAILPTPAIGGVGLLADHETMTTLAFKNEGDEILVLGGEGTHLGQSLWLKTIGGREAGDAPAVDLKAEAARGGLVRAWIAEGKVSAVHDISDGGLVVALAEMALASGLGCTLDAELSTAQAFGEDQGRYIVTSPAGTDLPGAVRIGTVGGTSVAGVEIAALREANEAFFRDWMEA
- a CDS encoding exodeoxyribonuclease VII small subunit — its product is MASENPEIETLSFEDSLRELEGIVRKLESGEVPLEDSITLYEKGEALRRHCQKRLDAAQARIEKIVTGPEGEPVATQPFDAPER
- a CDS encoding polyprenyl synthetase family protein produces the protein MSALATGDSLLAEALTAIAAEVDAAYDAMLPVPDDARARLFEAMRYATIGGGKRLRPLLLTAVAAMYGVEREAAIRAAIALESIHVYSLIHDDLPCMDDDALRHGKPTLHLAFDEATAVLAGDSLHDFAFEILSDPATCADPFTRIELVRALACASGAHGMAGGQMMDLVAEESEFDLPTVTRLQQLKTGALLGAAVEMGAILGHVQPAGRTHLRGYARDIGLAFQIADDLIDHEGDATLAGKAVGKDAEAGKETFVSLLGADRAREQARMLVDQAVSHLAQHGAEADLLRSVARFIVERDR
- the coaD gene encoding pantetheine-phosphate adenylyltransferase, translating into MTERIGVYPGTFDPITLGHADIIRRGAKLVDRLIIGVTTNPSKNPMFTPEERMAMVEREVAALGIDNVSVVGFNALLMKFAKKQNATVILRGLRAVADFEYEYQMAGMNQQLDPAIETVFLMADVSLQPIASKLVKEIALFGGDIAKFVSPAVREDVVARIAMRGQLGDY
- a CDS encoding peptidylprolyl isomerase codes for the protein MNFRLSLRALAAGAAMVSAASLASAPVMAQDEAATPAKPAQLSSKIDLDPEHDSENVLVLDLSTGGRVLIRLKPEWAPKHVERIKTLASQGFYDGLIFHRVIDGFMAQTGDPTGTGQGGSQLPDLEAEFNSIPHVRGIVSMARTNEPNTANSQFFIVFYPRFSLDYKYTAFGRVIAGMQYVDAIHRGEPPQDPSKIVQASLYSQHKPAPAAPLGGSANDAPVTLDDLNNSQSN
- the queA gene encoding tRNA preQ1(34) S-adenosylmethionine ribosyltransferase-isomerase QueA, with product MRVDLFDFDLPNELIALRPARPRDAAKLLVARGDAPFEDLHVRDLPGQLRAGDVLVFNDTRVIPAQLEGRRGEARIGATLHKRLDLRRWQAFVRNAKRLKAGDTVEFPADVTAIAEERHEDGSWTLAFAGEEPVEVLLERAGRMPLPPYIAGKRETDEADKSDYQTMFAREKGAVAAPTAALHFTPELVAALDEAGIARETLTLHVGAGTFLPVKAEETADHRMHAEWGRIDAATADRLNAARAAGGRVIAVGTTSLRLLESAAGEDNVIRPFEGDTSIFITPGYRFKAIDGLMTNFHLPKSTLFMLVSALMGLDRMQSVYAHAIANGYRFYSYGDSSLLLPGD